The following coding sequences are from one Cardiobacteriaceae bacterium TAE3-ERU3 window:
- a CDS encoding NADP(H)-dependent aldo-keto reductase yields MEFRQLGQTDVQVSKICLGTMTWGEQNSEAEAHAQLDYALEHGVNFIDTAEMYPVPPSKETYTRTEQYIGSWLGKRGKRDDIVLASKIAGPGRSNNGTDYIRGGSTFTREHILAACDASLERLQTDYLDLYQLHWPERDTNFFGRLGLSEVNDHAEAVAFEETLSALKELVDAGKVRHIGLSNETPWGVMQCLRLAEQQGMPRVVSVQNPYNLLNRSYEVGLAEMSIREQVGLLAYSPLAFGVLSGKYRHGAKPEGARLTLFERFQRYSSAQAKEAVERYAKIADDAGISLTHLALAYVNSRQFLTSNIIGATSIEQLVENIASAEVTLSDDTIAAIDAVHAEISNPCP; encoded by the coding sequence ATGGAATTTCGTCAACTGGGACAAACTGACGTTCAAGTGAGTAAAATTTGCTTGGGCACGATGACGTGGGGCGAGCAAAACAGCGAAGCAGAGGCGCATGCGCAGCTTGATTACGCACTTGAGCACGGCGTGAACTTCATCGATACGGCAGAGATGTATCCGGTGCCGCCATCCAAAGAAACCTATACGCGAACAGAGCAGTATATCGGTTCGTGGTTGGGTAAGCGTGGCAAACGTGACGATATCGTATTGGCGAGTAAAATTGCTGGCCCGGGGCGCAGCAATAATGGCACGGATTATATCCGCGGCGGCTCGACTTTTACCCGTGAACACATCCTTGCCGCTTGTGATGCCAGCCTTGAGCGCCTACAAACTGATTATCTGGATTTGTATCAACTACATTGGCCAGAGCGCGATACCAACTTCTTTGGCCGTTTGGGCTTGAGTGAAGTGAATGATCACGCCGAAGCCGTGGCTTTTGAAGAAACGCTGTCAGCTCTGAAAGAACTAGTCGATGCGGGCAAAGTGCGCCATATCGGGCTGTCCAATGAGACACCGTGGGGTGTGATGCAGTGCCTGCGCTTGGCTGAGCAACAAGGTATGCCTCGTGTGGTCAGCGTGCAGAATCCATATAACCTGCTCAACCGAAGCTATGAAGTTGGCTTGGCTGAAATGTCCATCCGTGAACAAGTCGGCTTGCTTGCATATTCGCCGCTGGCATTTGGTGTATTGTCTGGCAAGTATCGCCACGGCGCCAAACCGGAAGGTGCACGCCTGACCTTGTTCGAGCGTTTCCAGCGCTACAGCAGCGCACAAGCCAAAGAAGCAGTTGAGCGTTACGCCAAAATCGCCGACGATGCCGGTATTTCTCTGACTCATCTCGCGCTTGCTTACGTCAACAGCCGCCAATTCCTGACCAGCAACATCATTGGTGCGACCAGCATTGAGCAATTGGTGGAAAATATTGCCAGCGCAGAGGTCACATTGAGCGATGACACCATTGCAGCGATTGATGCGGTACACGCTGAAATCAGCAATCCTTGTCCATAA
- a CDS encoding alpha/beta hydrolase, which yields MKPIRIDLAHMVVRGVAWGADADHAQRTIVCLHGWLDNAMSFAPLAPLLADEQTRLISLDLAGHGHSDHRPLGSGYHFSDYLRDVYLALAQFGIERFDFVCHSMGAAIATLYAGSFPEQVNSLVAIECYGVPYVSDDHPLPERFAERLPKLDVMRSRSETVYPDIRPLIRARRQAGEMLPESAEILLRRNLEETPDGFRFISDRRLTVAQPVLLSEAQLTTFLERISAPVLVIEAEEGLLPKWDFMPGRYECTADIRVERLAGGHHVHMDDAETVAAVIKDFWQH from the coding sequence ATGAAACCAATTCGGATTGATTTGGCGCATATGGTCGTGCGTGGCGTGGCATGGGGCGCAGATGCCGACCATGCTCAGCGCACGATTGTTTGCCTGCACGGCTGGCTTGATAACGCGATGAGCTTTGCGCCACTTGCGCCGTTGCTGGCTGATGAACAGACGCGCTTGATCTCGCTTGATTTGGCTGGGCATGGGCACAGCGATCACCGCCCGCTGGGCAGTGGTTACCATTTCAGCGACTACCTGCGCGACGTCTATCTCGCACTGGCGCAATTCGGTATCGAGCGCTTTGATTTTGTGTGCCACTCAATGGGAGCAGCGATTGCCACGTTGTATGCCGGCTCATTTCCCGAGCAGGTCAATTCATTGGTGGCTATTGAATGCTATGGTGTGCCGTATGTGTCCGACGATCATCCGCTGCCCGAGCGCTTTGCCGAGCGCCTGCCCAAACTCGATGTGATGCGTAGCCGTTCGGAGACTGTTTATCCCGACATTCGCCCACTAATTCGCGCGCGACGACAAGCGGGGGAGATGTTGCCAGAATCCGCGGAAATACTGCTGCGCCGCAATCTCGAAGAAACGCCGGATGGCTTCCGCTTCATCAGCGATCGCCGCCTAACCGTCGCACAACCTGTACTTCTCAGCGAAGCACAGCTGACGACCTTTCTTGAGCGCATCAGCGCACCAGTGCTGGTGATTGAAGCTGAAGAAGGACTATTGCCGAAATGGGATTTCATGCCCGGGCGCTACGAGTGCACCGCCGATATTCGCGTCGAGCGTCTAGCTGGCGGTCATCATGTGCACATGGACGACGCAGAAACTGTCGCTGCTGTGATTAAGGATTTTTGGCAACACTGA
- a CDS encoding phosphoribosylanthranilate isomerase, translated as MRTRIKMCGITSVADALAAVNAGADALGLVFYAPSKRAVEIAQAAEIARAVPAYVSVVGLFVDADAAFVREICAQVALDELQFHGGESPDYCSQFGYRFTKAVPMNEMADVAAVQHYMAQYPYASGFLLDAFGGGKTGGSGKTFDWSNLPQSDRPLIIAGGLHSDNVGELIKQCRPYAVDVSSGIESAPGRKCTSRMREFVRAVMHVI; from the coding sequence ATGCGTACCAGAATCAAAATGTGTGGCATCACCAGTGTGGCTGATGCGCTAGCTGCGGTGAATGCTGGAGCAGATGCGCTTGGGCTGGTGTTTTACGCGCCGTCCAAGCGCGCAGTTGAGATTGCTCAAGCCGCAGAGATTGCCCGAGCTGTACCTGCCTACGTCAGTGTGGTTGGGCTGTTTGTCGATGCTGATGCGGCGTTTGTGCGCGAAATATGTGCGCAAGTTGCACTCGATGAGCTGCAATTTCACGGCGGTGAATCACCTGATTATTGCTCGCAGTTTGGCTATCGTTTTACCAAAGCGGTGCCGATGAATGAAATGGCCGATGTGGCTGCGGTGCAGCACTATATGGCGCAATATCCCTATGCCAGTGGATTTTTGCTTGATGCGTTTGGTGGCGGCAAGACTGGCGGCAGTGGTAAAACCTTCGATTGGTCGAACTTGCCGCAAAGTGATCGCCCGTTGATTATTGCTGGTGGTCTGCATAGCGACAACGTTGGTGAGCTTATAAAACAATGCCGACCGTATGCGGTAGATGTCAGCTCAGGCATTGAATCAGCGCCGGGGAGAAAGTGCACGAGTAGAATGCGTGAGTTTGTGCGTGCCGTGATGCACGTGATCTAG
- the raiA gene encoding ribosome-associated translation inhibitor RaiA, whose amino-acid sequence MQYNITGKHLDITQPMRDYVEEKLNRIEGHHDKITSAQITLKTDNHQKIAEGTLHVTSGKTFHGDAAHDDMYAAIDLLADKLDKQVRRHKRKITDHRE is encoded by the coding sequence ATGCAATATAATATAACTGGCAAGCATCTCGATATCACCCAGCCTATGCGTGATTATGTAGAGGAGAAGCTCAACCGCATCGAAGGTCATCACGATAAAATCACCAGCGCACAAATCACCCTCAAGACAGATAATCACCAAAAGATTGCCGAGGGTACTTTACACGTCACTTCAGGCAAAACCTTCCACGGCGATGCCGCACATGACGACATGTACGCAGCCATCGACTTACTTGCGGATAAGCTAGACAAGCAGGTTCGCCGCCACAAGCGAAAAATCACCGATCACCGCGAGTAA
- the cls gene encoding cardiolipin synthase — protein MFAGLTVTELLVILHFALNLVIALRVIYSPRAASAALGWLVMLFALPLAGTVLYLLIGEPRLGNRRARRTAEVEAFYDDFQHHFVPADYSQAQTDISKRFTLLSQLAERKGRFSISECNQCVLYSDAGVIVENMIIDIKAAKHSCLLMFYIIDAHGMVDELLEALMAAARRGVNCQLLADDVGSKAFFRSAWPGKLREAGVLVTRSLPVGLFKTLFVRSDLRNHRKLLVVDYDVAYTGSFNLVDPAYFKHDAGVGEWRDAMVRCRGPVVYELSGVFYGDWAVENDDNLQATLARLRGYASLNELYLPECAGNAALQVIPSAPDRETSVMYDTLMGALYNAQRSVVITTPYFVPDEPLLSAIEHAAWRGVDVTLIMPRKVDSWLVRQASKTYYKPLLDAGVTLAMFNDGLLHTKTVLIDDQYALFGTMNMDMRSFYLNMELSLAVYDRETVANIGRLQQSYLAASEPVNLSSWQERHVVQHFVERCVRLVSPLL, from the coding sequence ATGTTTGCCGGATTAACCGTTACCGAATTGTTGGTCATACTGCATTTTGCGCTGAATCTGGTGATTGCTTTACGCGTCATTTATTCACCACGCGCAGCGAGTGCGGCTTTGGGCTGGCTGGTAATGCTGTTTGCTCTGCCTTTGGCGGGAACGGTGCTCTATTTGCTGATTGGCGAGCCACGCCTCGGTAATCGCCGTGCGCGGCGTACCGCAGAAGTGGAAGCATTCTATGATGATTTTCAACATCATTTTGTGCCCGCTGATTACTCACAAGCACAGACGGACATCAGCAAACGCTTTACTTTGCTCAGCCAGCTTGCAGAGCGCAAAGGGCGGTTTTCGATCAGTGAATGCAATCAATGCGTGCTTTATAGCGATGCGGGTGTGATCGTGGAAAATATGATCATTGATATTAAAGCAGCCAAGCATTCGTGCTTGCTTATGTTTTATATCATCGATGCACATGGCATGGTTGATGAGCTGCTTGAGGCATTGATGGCTGCGGCTCGGCGTGGGGTTAATTGTCAATTACTTGCCGACGATGTGGGTAGTAAGGCTTTTTTCCGTAGTGCTTGGCCGGGTAAGCTACGTGAGGCCGGTGTGTTGGTGACGCGCTCTTTGCCGGTCGGCTTGTTTAAAACTTTGTTTGTGCGCAGTGATCTGCGCAATCATCGCAAGCTGTTGGTGGTTGATTACGACGTTGCCTATACCGGTAGTTTTAATTTGGTTGACCCGGCTTATTTCAAGCACGATGCAGGCGTTGGTGAGTGGCGCGATGCGATGGTGCGCTGCCGCGGGCCGGTTGTCTATGAATTATCCGGTGTGTTTTATGGTGATTGGGCTGTTGAAAATGACGATAATTTGCAGGCAACACTTGCGCGCCTGCGCGGCTACGCATCATTAAATGAGCTGTATTTACCCGAATGCGCAGGCAATGCGGCATTGCAAGTTATTCCATCTGCGCCGGATCGCGAAACTTCGGTCATGTACGATACCTTAATGGGGGCACTTTATAATGCGCAGCGCAGTGTCGTGATCACGACACCTTATTTCGTGCCTGACGAACCACTGCTCTCAGCAATTGAGCACGCGGCTTGGCGTGGGGTTGACGTCACCTTGATTATGCCGCGGAAAGTAGATTCATGGCTAGTGCGCCAAGCCTCTAAGACGTATTACAAGCCGCTGCTTGATGCTGGGGTAACGCTGGCAATGTTTAACGATGGCTTGCTGCATACCAAGACGGTGCTGATCGATGACCAATACGCACTGTTTGGCACGATGAACATGGATATGCGCAGCTTTTACTTAAACATGGAGCTATCGCTGGCGGTCTATGATCGTGAAACAGTCGCAAACATTGGGCGCTTGCAGCAGTCTTATCTTGCCGCGAGTGAACCGGTTAATTTATCTTCTTGGCAAGAACGGCATGTGGTACAGCACTTTGTTGAGCGTTGTGTGCGCTTGGTTAGCCCGCTGTTGTGA
- a CDS encoding ATP-binding cassette domain-containing protein — MLTGCKIYAQAGSHNANLIEARQLGVQFPGESTPLFSGIDMFLTAGVQALIGRNGAGKSCLAAVLAGQLAPSIGKV, encoded by the coding sequence TTGCTTACAGGCTGTAAGATTTATGCTCAAGCGGGGTCACATAATGCAAATCTGATTGAAGCACGACAACTTGGCGTGCAATTTCCTGGCGAATCTACGCCGCTGTTCAGCGGTATTGATATGTTCCTCACCGCTGGTGTGCAGGCGTTGATCGGGCGCAATGGTGCAGGCAAGTCGTGCCTTGCTGCGGTATTAGCCGGTCAATTAGCGCCGAGTATTGGCAAGGTATAG
- a CDS encoding lipid A deacylase LpxR family protein, with product MKYIAVGLLLMSAAAVADGDDALSVKQKDGALVVPALNKLDIEVSDKPLKEEIPPHILASNDRFLTINVENDFFGSGVDREYTNGLRFTYFNVGADQPFYVDWIDRLVPAFETNKTTSSYFSFGHNLYSPSDITRTEFDPRDRPYAAFAYGSAGVSTVTDRHMDNVELTLGWVGPGAQGEEIQTGFHKLKGSPIPQGWEHQLKDEPGVILSWERVWPEYVTAEWDNRLFSRIAPHVGVTVGNIYTYANVGATIDLTPTASRWQSQPVRVRPAIPGSGFFENSDSNHGWMVYAGWDTRLMARNIFLDGNTFTDSHSVDKNYFVHDLAFGLAYSYKNWRASYSANWRSKEFKSPLAHTQIFGALTLSYRF from the coding sequence ATGAAATATATCGCTGTGGGTTTGTTATTAATGTCCGCTGCTGCTGTGGCAGATGGCGACGATGCTCTATCAGTCAAGCAGAAAGATGGTGCGTTAGTCGTCCCTGCGCTGAACAAACTTGATATTGAGGTTAGCGATAAACCGCTTAAGGAAGAAATACCGCCACATATTCTTGCCAGTAATGATCGCTTTCTGACCATCAACGTCGAGAATGATTTTTTCGGCAGTGGAGTGGATCGCGAGTACACTAATGGTCTGCGTTTTACCTACTTTAACGTTGGCGCGGATCAGCCATTTTACGTTGACTGGATTGACAGGCTAGTACCTGCATTTGAGACCAATAAAACCACCAGTTCGTATTTCTCCTTTGGTCATAATCTCTATTCCCCAAGCGACATCACGAGAACAGAATTTGATCCGCGTGATCGTCCGTATGCTGCATTTGCCTATGGTTCGGCTGGCGTTTCAACGGTGACGGACCGCCATATGGATAACGTTGAGCTGACGTTGGGATGGGTAGGCCCAGGTGCACAAGGTGAGGAAATCCAGACCGGTTTTCACAAGCTGAAAGGTAGCCCAATTCCGCAAGGTTGGGAACACCAGTTAAAAGATGAGCCGGGTGTGATTCTTTCGTGGGAGCGCGTTTGGCCGGAGTATGTGACAGCTGAGTGGGATAACCGCTTATTTTCCCGTATTGCGCCGCATGTCGGTGTGACGGTCGGCAATATTTATACTTACGCTAACGTTGGTGCGACCATCGATCTGACTCCGACCGCCTCACGCTGGCAATCTCAGCCAGTGCGCGTACGCCCAGCCATTCCCGGCAGTGGCTTCTTTGAAAATAGCGATAGCAATCACGGCTGGATGGTTTACGCAGGATGGGATACGCGCTTGATGGCGCGCAATATTTTCCTTGATGGCAATACCTTTACAGACAGCCACAGCGTTGATAAAAATTATTTCGTCCACGACTTGGCTTTTGGTCTGGCATACAGCTATAAAAATTGGCGCGCCAGCTACAGTGCCAACTGGCGTAGCAAAGAATTTAAATCACCTTTGGCGCATACGCAGATTTTTGGTGCGCTAACGCTGAGCTATCGTTTTTAA
- a CDS encoding ATP-binding cassette domain-containing protein — MSTIQQASARILAGEGSAADLDFMADKWTWEADIAALLAEGGLAADILTRDMASLSGGEQTRVKLLALKRQGCGFLILDEPSNH; from the coding sequence GTGAGCACTATCCAGCAAGCGAGTGCACGGATTTTGGCTGGTGAGGGTAGTGCGGCTGATCTGGATTTTATGGCCGATAAATGGACGTGGGAAGCGGATATTGCTGCTTTGCTCGCTGAAGGTGGTTTGGCCGCGGATATTTTGACGCGCGATATGGCTTCATTGAGCGGCGGTGAGCAAACGCGGGTTAAATTATTGGCGCTCAAGCGACAAGGGTGCGGCTTTCTGATTCTTGATGAGCCAAGTAACCACTAG
- a CDS encoding UvrD-helicase domain-containing protein, producing the protein MHQLNPQQREAVAYLGGPQLVIAGAGSGKTGVITQKIAYLVNEAGYQPRNIYAVTFTNKAAREMKERAGKLLGKNGRGLRISTFHRLGLDMLQREFAAVGLRKGFSIFDARDTGSVIKDIAKTEDDADVRNLQGIISNYKNAHITPADAARLATNDQLILAAHVYQHYSERLRAYNAVDFDDLLLLPLTILNQSPDIRAKWQGYVRYMLVDEYQDTNTCQYALLRLLTGAGAAFTAVGDDDQSIYAWRGAQPQNIAQLHDDYPNLKTVKLEQNYRCDQKILSAANALIANNPHIVEKRLWSTIDTGDKVRVISASNEEAEAEQIVHDLYSAQVRHNAKPEDFAILYRSNFQARILEEKLRELNIPYKISGGTSFFAHNEIRDLLSYLRLINNPEDDAAFLRVVNVPKREIGSTTVSKLGEYAGKRQQCLTYCAGEMALAQSLGQKAYANLQMFTQWLHNLRREAESALPSELLETIIHDTEYNDHLFELHKQPAKVEKRVTRVGQLKAWIKKLEEDERYQTLDGLMQHLTLLDILDRQDSEQSAVQLMTLHAAKGLEFPHVYIAGVEEGLLPHANSCETPEGIEEERRILYVGMTRAKYRLVLSYAKKRRKGGELQATEPSRFLDELPVDEIAWEDGRTPLDPKQEEQQRDDMFASMLAMLRGD; encoded by the coding sequence ATGCACCAGCTAAACCCTCAACAGCGCGAAGCCGTCGCCTATCTCGGCGGTCCCCAACTGGTTATCGCCGGTGCGGGAAGCGGTAAAACTGGTGTCATCACGCAAAAAATTGCTTATTTGGTCAATGAAGCCGGTTACCAGCCGCGCAATATCTACGCCGTCACCTTTACCAACAAAGCCGCGCGCGAAATGAAAGAGCGAGCCGGCAAGCTGCTCGGCAAAAATGGGCGTGGGCTGCGCATCTCCACCTTCCACCGCCTCGGCCTCGACATGCTGCAGCGCGAATTTGCCGCCGTCGGCCTGCGTAAAGGATTTAGCATTTTCGATGCACGCGACACTGGCAGCGTCATTAAAGACATCGCCAAAACCGAAGACGACGCCGACGTGCGCAACCTGCAAGGCATCATCTCCAACTATAAAAATGCCCACATCACCCCAGCTGATGCTGCGCGACTCGCGACCAACGACCAGCTTATCCTCGCCGCGCATGTTTATCAGCATTACAGCGAACGCCTGCGTGCCTACAACGCGGTCGATTTTGACGACCTACTGCTCCTGCCGCTGACCATCCTTAACCAATCGCCGGACATCCGCGCCAAATGGCAAGGCTACGTGCGCTACATGCTGGTTGATGAGTATCAGGACACCAACACCTGCCAGTACGCCCTCTTGCGCCTGCTTACTGGTGCGGGCGCAGCCTTTACCGCAGTTGGCGACGACGACCAATCCATCTACGCATGGCGTGGTGCGCAACCGCAGAACATCGCACAACTGCACGACGACTACCCCAACCTGAAAACGGTCAAGCTCGAGCAAAACTACCGCTGCGACCAGAAAATTCTCTCGGCCGCCAACGCCCTGATTGCCAACAACCCGCATATCGTCGAAAAGCGCCTGTGGTCCACCATCGACACCGGCGATAAAGTGCGCGTCATCAGCGCATCCAACGAAGAAGCTGAAGCCGAGCAAATCGTGCACGACCTCTACAGCGCACAAGTGCGACACAACGCCAAGCCCGAAGACTTTGCCATCCTCTACCGCAGCAACTTTCAAGCGCGCATCCTCGAAGAAAAGCTGCGTGAGCTGAATATTCCGTACAAAATCAGCGGCGGCACCAGCTTCTTTGCGCATAATGAAATCCGCGACCTACTTTCCTACCTGCGCTTGATTAACAATCCCGAAGATGACGCGGCCTTCCTACGCGTCGTTAACGTACCCAAGCGCGAAATCGGCTCGACCACCGTCTCAAAGCTCGGCGAATACGCGGGCAAGCGCCAGCAGTGCCTGACCTACTGCGCAGGTGAAATGGCACTCGCACAAAGCCTCGGGCAAAAAGCCTACGCCAACCTGCAAATGTTCACCCAATGGCTGCACAACCTACGCCGCGAAGCTGAAAGCGCCCTGCCCAGTGAACTGCTTGAAACCATCATCCACGACACCGAATACAACGACCATCTGTTTGAACTACACAAACAACCGGCGAAAGTAGAAAAACGCGTCACCCGCGTCGGCCAGCTCAAAGCGTGGATCAAAAAGCTCGAAGAAGACGAACGCTACCAAACGCTGGACGGACTGATGCAGCACCTCACCCTGCTCGACATCCTTGACCGTCAAGATAGCGAGCAAAGCGCCGTACAGCTCATGACCTTGCACGCAGCCAAAGGTCTGGAGTTTCCACACGTCTATATTGCTGGCGTCGAAGAAGGACTCTTGCCCCACGCCAACAGCTGCGAAACGCCCGAAGGTATCGAAGAAGAACGACGCATCCTCTACGTCGGCATGACCCGCGCGAAATACCGCCTCGTCCTCTCTTATGCCAAAAAGCGCCGTAAAGGCGGTGAATTACAAGCCACCGAGCCAAGCCGCTTCCTCGATGAACTGCCCGTCGATGAAATTGCCTGGGAAGACGGTCGCACCCCGCTCGACCCCAAGCAAGAAGAGCAACAGCGCGACGACATGTTTGCAAGCATGCTCGCCATGCTACGCGGCGACTAA
- a CDS encoding endonuclease/exonuclease/phosphatase family protein: protein MRIVSYNIQATINASSYFSYSYQWPRQFLPSRGKDATRERIALFLKQFDVACLQEIDLGGLRNGFKSHVDQFSELTGFKHYCAQTNRKLGKLSLHGNMILSKQPLNLVLDSPLPGKISGRGVLAAEIDGIVIANVHLSLGIEDQLKQLEFIDNQLKDHPNIVLCGDFNTTPLGKPLQALKEMGWHWCREDTPTFPSWKPQKNLDHILIKGNISAKAEVSDFDQSDHLPVIADVQTQQ from the coding sequence ATGCGCATTGTCAGTTACAACATCCAAGCCACAATCAACGCATCGAGCTACTTTTCGTACAGTTACCAGTGGCCGCGCCAGTTCCTGCCCTCGCGCGGCAAAGATGCCACCCGTGAACGCATCGCTCTTTTTCTCAAGCAATTCGACGTCGCCTGCTTGCAGGAGATTGACCTCGGTGGCCTGCGCAATGGCTTTAAAAGCCACGTCGATCAGTTTTCCGAACTGACCGGCTTTAAACACTATTGCGCACAAACCAACCGCAAGCTCGGCAAGCTGTCTTTGCACGGCAATATGATCTTGAGCAAACAACCACTCAATCTCGTTTTGGACAGCCCTCTGCCCGGCAAAATCAGCGGCCGCGGCGTGCTTGCTGCTGAAATTGATGGCATCGTCATTGCCAATGTGCACCTCAGCCTCGGTATTGAAGACCAGCTCAAGCAGCTCGAATTTATTGACAACCAGCTCAAGGATCACCCCAATATCGTCCTCTGCGGCGACTTCAACACCACGCCACTCGGCAAGCCTCTACAAGCATTAAAAGAGATGGGCTGGCACTGGTGCCGTGAAGATACACCAACCTTCCCAAGCTGGAAGCCGCAAAAAAACCTCGACCATATTCTGATTAAAGGCAACATCAGCGCCAAAGCTGAAGTCAGTGATTTTGATCAGTCAGACCATTTACCGGTCATAGCAGACGTCCAAACCCAGCAATAA